A window of Sulfurimonas sp. C5 contains these coding sequences:
- the pgeF gene encoding peptidoglycan editing factor PgeF yields MKLNQKPLLIFTDREDGNIAFHVGDDINSVLSNHEILALKHNYDLSSLVHMKQIHSNIVHEVEEGDSFENPPTCDALITNKKNIPLMVMVADCSPIVFYDRKKHAIAVAHSGRAGAFKNISKNVIEKFAILYNSDITDIEVTVGPAIGPCCYEVGLEIVEEAEKLGLEYAIQQKENNYYLDIPAILKTQFDEFGIKNYTISNTCTCCNTHKFFSYRAEGNTGRFGAVVEL; encoded by the coding sequence ATGAAATTAAATCAAAAGCCTTTATTAATTTTCACAGATAGGGAAGATGGTAACATTGCTTTTCATGTCGGCGACGACATCAACAGTGTATTATCAAATCATGAAATTTTGGCACTCAAGCATAATTATGATCTCTCTAGCCTTGTACATATGAAACAGATACACTCTAATATTGTCCATGAAGTTGAAGAGGGAGACAGCTTTGAAAACCCCCCAACATGTGATGCTCTCATCACAAATAAAAAGAATATCCCTTTAATGGTCATGGTAGCTGATTGTTCTCCTATTGTGTTTTATGATCGGAAAAAACATGCCATTGCCGTTGCACATTCCGGACGAGCCGGGGCATTCAAAAATATCTCAAAAAATGTTATCGAAAAATTTGCAATACTTTACAATAGTGATATTACAGATATTGAAGTAACTGTAGGTCCTGCAATAGGCCCTTGTTGTTATGAAGTTGGCTTAGAGATAGTAGAAGAGGCAGAAAAACTTGGACTTGAATATGCTATCCAGCAAAAAGAGAATAACTATTACCTTGATATTCCTGCTATTTTAAAAACACAATTTGATGAATTTGGAATTAAAAACTATACTATTTCAAATACATGTACATGCTGTAACACTCATAAATTTTTCTCTTATAGAGCAGAAGGAAATACAGGTAGATTTGGTGCAGTGGTAGAGTTATAG